From a region of the Lactuca sativa cultivar Salinas chromosome 4, Lsat_Salinas_v11, whole genome shotgun sequence genome:
- the LOC111886835 gene encoding transcription factor DUO1 — protein MERGRMYDEMGEIKKGPWKSEEDEVLMKHVKKYGPRDWSSIRSKGLLQRTGKSCRLRWVNKLRPNLKNGVKFSSEEERIVIDLQGQFGNKWARIATYLPGRTDNDVKNFWSSRQKRLARVLQTPPQAPPPPPPPKSHKSLREPPSLHKVPTFEAPKQSSSTEESSVTSPKTLSCSSPYCEPINMVPLPELITPTTATPTTAATSLLIYDDIQPLCQYPCNVPQQPLLLPPFPHAPPLKVELPSPPPPPPLENHDIFTQLADPNFFAVFGQGGSSEMVPYPYIPPGGEGESGGSCGRQESGDPMMMAPDTFIDDFPMDMFDHIEPLPSPSEW, from the exons ATGGAAAGGGGAAGAATGTATGATGAAATGGGGGAGATAAAGAAAGGGCCATGGAAGtcagaagaagatgaagttttGATGAAGCATGTCAAGAAATACGGACCCAGAGATTGGAGCTCCATTCGATCCAAAGGCCTTCTTCAACGCACTGGAAAATCTTGTCGTCTTCGTTGGGTCAACAAACTCAGACCCAATCTCAAAAA TGGTGTGAAGTTTTCTTCAGAGGAAGAGAGGATAGTGATAGACCTACAGGGGCAATTCGGGAACAAATGGGCAAGAATCGCTACGTATTTGCCGGGAAGAACAGATAACGATGTGAAGAACTTCTGGAGTAGCAGACAGAAAAGATTGGCTCGAGTTCTTCAAACACCACCGCAggcgccgccaccaccaccaccaccaaagtCCCACAAATCTCTCCGGGAACCCCCTTCCCTCCATAAAGTTCCCACCTTTGAG GCACCGAAACAAAGTTCTTCAACAGAAGAATCATCAGTGACGTCACCAAAAACATTGTCTTGCTCCTCGCCTTACTGTGAACCAATCAACATGGTCCCACTGCCGGAACTTATCACCCCCACCACCGCCACTCCCACCACGGCGGCCACAAGCTTGCTTATCTATGACGACATCCAGCCACTCTGTCAATACCCCTGCAACGTGCCACAACAACCACTTTTACTACCACCTTTCCCTCATGCTCCGCCTCTTAAAGTCGAACtcccatcaccaccaccgccgccgccgCTCGAAAACCACGACATTTTCACCCAACTTGCGGACCCTAATTTCTTCGCCGTTTTTGGGCAAGGTGGTTCTTCGGAGATGGTGCCATACCCTTACATCCCACCAG GTGGTGAAGGAGAAAGCGGTGGGAGCTGCGGGAGGCAAGAGAGTGGTGATCCGATGATGATGGCGCCGGATACGTTCATTGATGATTTTCCGATGGATATGTTTGACCATATCGAGCCGCTTCCGAGCCCATCCGAGTGGTGA
- the LOC111886753 gene encoding uncharacterized protein LOC111886753, which translates to MASPAPAKLQLLHNFSLTHLTWNNNRSGRSKLAGEVSSTSPPPSTPWRESPPLKSHTHAPSHRRQTSPSSVSQRPSLLHKQSPMRDLEFEANLNYDASQFMEKTDKRIMSESSTKYVENNNKGRRSNKISIRFRENSKQHDGVAEENRSSTPMDDSIPPQAAASAEDESLPKTWNLRPRRPPMNHKQSTGGPPKIGTSRLQEIKTSHETNIHKQLSELNTNNNSDPRKSKKQKFSIPLSRSEIEEDVFLLTGSKPSRRPKKRPRAIQRQLDNLFPGLWLDSITADSYKVSEAPTKG; encoded by the exons ATGGCGTCGCCGGCACCAGCGAAATTACAACTTCTACACAACTTCTCGTTGACACATCTGACGTGGAACAACAATCGCAGCGGTCGCAGCAAACTCGCCGGAGAAGTCTCCTCTACATCACCACCTCCGTCCACTCCATGGCGTGAATCGCCGCCTTTGAAGTCGCATACTCATGCTCCTTCTCATAGGCGTCAAACATCACCGTCAAGTGTTTCACAGCGGCCATCGCTTCTTCACAAGCAATCGCCGATGCGTGATTTAGAGTTCGAGGCTAATCTAAACTACGATGCTTCACAGTTTATGGAAAAAACGGATAAACGAATAATGTCCGAATCATCTACGAAATATGTTGAAAACAATAACAAAGGGAGAAGATCTAACAAGATCTCTATTCGTTTCCGGGAAAACAGCAAGCAACACGACGGCGTCGCGGAAGAAAATCGCTCATCCACACCAATGGATGATTCCATTCCGCCGCAAGCAGCGGCATCAGCAGAAGATGAATCATTGCCGAAGACCTGGAATTTGCGGCCGAGAAGACCGCCGATGAACCACAAACAATCTACTGGAGGCCCGCCGAAGATCGGCACATCACGATTGCAAGAGATTAAAACTTCTCACGAGACTAATATCCACAAACAGTTATCAGAACTGAATACTAACAATAACAGCGATCCGAGGAAGTCGAAGAAGCAGAAGTTTTCGATTCCGCTTTCCCGTAGTGAGATCGAAGAGGATGTGTTCTTGTTGACCGGATCAAAGCCGTCTCGGAGGCCAAAGAAGAGACCAAGGGCCATTCAGAGACAACTTGAT aatcTTTTTCCTGGTTTGTGGCTCGACTCCATTACTGCTGATTCATACAAAGTATCTGAAGCTCCTACAAAG GGATAG